One genomic region from Bacillota bacterium encodes:
- a CDS encoding efflux RND transporter permease subunit yields the protein MRWLAENSTGRPVAMTMIILVVVVFGLFSFKRLPVNLFPDVETLVVTVLTTYPGAGPEEIENLVTTPIEEAVSGITGVAKVRSVSREGVSVVAVEFEFGADMEYAALQVREKAERARSRLPDDADNPIIHRYDLGSRPTLLLGVSGNADAVSMRKLADDTIKPVLGRISGVAAVEVTGGAREEIRVILDQERLSHFGLTFGDVERALAARNVNVPGGHAESGKSVYVVRTLGEFRSVAQMGDVVVAVSGGSVVRLREVAELERTVEEPEYYTRMDRKASVGVEIRKQSSASAVGISRLVSKAIDGLQRKLPEGTQVRVVFDQGKFAQHSISTVYNQAWQGALLAAVVLYCFLRSLRHTLAIAVSIPVSIIATFFMMYLGKLTLNIMSLGGLAIGVGMMVDNSIVVMENIYRWAEEGHEPWESAVRGTVEVGGAIWGSTITNVAVFLPIVFMKGIVAQFFRELALTVTFSMTASLVSAVTVVPMTCYRMLLISRGKARGVYPSRAARVLEWVRWGTDQGVPGVYRRALAWSLDHRGLVALIAASCVFFTIAIIPFVGGQFMPEWDEGRFTVELEMPAGTPLERTDQVVAQVEEYVSGIEEVEAVFATTGRGRASLADISATHLGSVEVQLVSRTRRSRSTNEIMEWVRHQASRTPGARVRVVKGAFLGITMEAPLQVTIQGSDYTVLEDAATMLAQRLTTIPGTRDVRTSIETRLPEAVVAVDDERAATHGLTTYQVADAIRTALTGQTSTNYRVGGNEIAVRLRLPEPQRKQLDELGNLRIPTSLGTTVMLQDVAGVTLGSGPTAINRENQARAVSVSCSTEGRDLASVMVEAARSMSSIPLPPGYSWEFGGEAEHMRESFDSLGQALVLAILIIYMLLGAQFESLLQPFVVMLTVPLSALGAFWGLLLAGRTVTIVSYVGLIMLVGIVVNNAIVLVEYVNLLRRRDGMSIRNALLKAGPTRLRPILMTSLTTILGVLPLALGLGEGAELEAPLATVVAAGLASSMVLTLIVIPVAYDLFERISDWLTTRIYGGNHSA from the coding sequence ATGAGGTGGCTGGCCGAGAACTCCACCGGGCGGCCCGTGGCCATGACGATGATCATACTGGTAGTTGTGGTCTTCGGATTGTTTTCTTTTAAACGGTTGCCCGTCAACCTTTTCCCCGACGTTGAAACCCTGGTGGTGACCGTTCTCACAACCTACCCGGGCGCCGGCCCGGAAGAGATCGAGAATCTCGTGACCACACCCATTGAAGAAGCCGTCTCCGGTATCACTGGCGTGGCAAAGGTGAGGTCGGTGAGCAGGGAGGGGGTCTCAGTAGTTGCGGTTGAGTTCGAGTTTGGTGCGGACATGGAATATGCAGCGCTCCAGGTCAGGGAAAAAGCAGAGCGCGCGAGGTCCAGGCTCCCTGATGACGCCGACAATCCGATCATTCACAGGTATGATCTGGGATCAAGGCCTACCCTCCTGCTTGGCGTGAGCGGGAACGCGGACGCTGTCAGCATGAGGAAACTTGCGGATGACACGATCAAGCCTGTACTGGGGAGGATATCGGGCGTAGCTGCGGTCGAGGTGACAGGCGGTGCCAGGGAAGAGATCCGCGTTATCCTTGACCAGGAGAGGCTCAGCCATTTCGGCCTCACTTTCGGCGACGTGGAGCGAGCCCTGGCTGCGCGAAACGTGAATGTCCCCGGCGGGCACGCCGAATCCGGGAAATCGGTCTATGTTGTCAGGACGCTCGGGGAATTTCGGTCAGTCGCGCAGATGGGCGACGTCGTGGTGGCTGTGTCGGGGGGTTCGGTAGTCCGCCTGAGGGAGGTCGCCGAGCTGGAGCGTACGGTGGAGGAACCCGAGTATTACACGAGAATGGACCGTAAGGCAAGCGTCGGCGTTGAAATAAGGAAACAGAGCAGCGCGAGCGCTGTCGGCATATCGAGGCTCGTCTCAAAAGCGATCGATGGGCTGCAGAGGAAGCTTCCTGAAGGGACACAGGTGAGGGTCGTCTTCGATCAGGGGAAGTTCGCCCAGCACTCGATCAGCACTGTCTACAACCAGGCATGGCAGGGGGCCCTTCTTGCCGCGGTGGTGCTTTATTGCTTTCTGCGAAGCCTGAGGCATACATTGGCCATCGCCGTGTCCATACCTGTGTCTATCATTGCCACGTTCTTTATGATGTACCTTGGAAAGCTGACCCTCAACATAATGTCGCTTGGCGGGCTGGCCATAGGGGTCGGCATGATGGTGGACAACTCGATCGTTGTCATGGAAAACATCTACAGATGGGCGGAAGAGGGCCACGAGCCATGGGAATCTGCCGTGAGGGGGACTGTCGAGGTAGGCGGCGCGATCTGGGGGTCGACCATTACGAACGTGGCTGTTTTCCTCCCCATCGTATTCATGAAGGGCATAGTCGCCCAGTTCTTCAGGGAGCTTGCGCTGACCGTGACGTTCTCCATGACGGCGTCGCTTGTCTCCGCTGTGACTGTTGTGCCAATGACATGCTACCGCATGCTCCTCATTTCACGTGGCAAGGCGCGTGGTGTGTATCCCAGTCGCGCAGCAAGAGTATTGGAATGGGTCAGGTGGGGAACGGATCAGGGGGTGCCCGGCGTTTACCGCAGGGCTCTTGCCTGGTCTCTCGATCATAGAGGGCTCGTCGCCCTCATCGCGGCGTCGTGCGTCTTTTTCACTATTGCCATCATCCCCTTCGTTGGGGGCCAGTTCATGCCGGAGTGGGATGAGGGGCGATTCACAGTTGAGCTCGAGATGCCGGCGGGGACCCCCCTTGAAAGGACTGACCAGGTCGTGGCTCAGGTGGAGGAGTACGTGTCGGGGATTGAGGAGGTCGAAGCCGTCTTTGCGACAACCGGCCGCGGTAGGGCGAGCCTCGCCGACATCTCTGCGACGCACCTTGGGTCTGTCGAGGTGCAGCTCGTTTCCAGGACTCGGCGGTCGCGCTCGACCAACGAGATTATGGAGTGGGTCAGGCACCAGGCATCGCGGACTCCGGGCGCCAGAGTCAGGGTGGTCAAAGGCGCGTTTCTCGGCATCACGATGGAAGCGCCTCTACAGGTCACAATTCAAGGATCCGACTACACGGTCCTTGAGGATGCCGCAACAATGCTCGCTCAAAGGCTAACGACCATCCCGGGAACTAGGGACGTTCGCACATCGATTGAGACGAGGCTCCCCGAGGCTGTCGTCGCAGTCGACGACGAGAGGGCGGCGACGCACGGCCTGACGACATACCAGGTGGCGGATGCCATTCGTACTGCCCTGACCGGTCAGACGTCAACGAATTACAGGGTCGGCGGCAACGAAATCGCTGTTCGCCTACGCCTACCGGAGCCCCAGCGAAAGCAGCTGGACGAACTAGGGAACCTTAGAATCCCGACGTCCCTGGGCACAACCGTAATGTTGCAGGACGTCGCCGGTGTGACGCTGGGCAGTGGACCGACCGCGATCAACCGTGAAAACCAGGCTCGCGCTGTTTCGGTGAGCTGCAGCACAGAGGGGCGTGACTTGGCCAGTGTCATGGTTGAAGCCGCCAGGAGCATGAGTTCTATACCGTTGCCTCCCGGCTACTCGTGGGAGTTTGGAGGGGAAGCTGAGCACATGCGGGAATCATTTGATAGCCTCGGTCAGGCACTGGTTCTAGCCATCCTGATAATATACATGTTGCTGGGGGCTCAATTCGAGAGCCTCCTCCAGCCCTTCGTCGTGATGCTTACAGTGCCCCTGTCTGCGCTCGGGGCGTTTTGGGGGCTTCTCCTCGCGGGTCGAACCGTGACAATTGTGTCGTATGTCGGCCTGATCATGCTAGTGGGCATAGTTGTGAATAACGCCATTGTGCTCGTTGAGTACGTCAACCTCCTGCGTCGCCGCGATGGCATGTCAATTCGCAACGCTTTGCTTAAAGCGGGACCCACGAGGCTGAGGCCGATCCTCATGACAAGCCTGACCACCATACTGGGAGTCCTCCCCCTGGCCCTGGGGCTGGGCGAGGGTGCCGAGCTCGAGGCGCCACTGGCCACCGTGGTTGCGGCGGGCCTGGCGAGCTCGATGGTGCTGACGCTGATAGTCATTCCGGTAGCGTATGACCTGTTCGAAAGGATATCAGACTGGCTTACTACACGGATCTACGGTGGAAACCACAGCGCGTGA
- a CDS encoding Na+/H+ antiporter subunit E, whose translation MLLTFWLALCGRIDPGSVVIGLICCAFVTWFNVADSPRPVQPPMRALKTTFRLLAWAPVLLARFVFEMVSANIQVARLVLHPRMPIEPRVIRFRTKLRGTSSRVMLANAITLTPGTLTLDIQGDEFVVHCISAKAANDVSNWVMEDMLARMEMMANGESSA comes from the coding sequence GTGCTGCTTACTTTCTGGTTGGCGCTCTGCGGCCGCATTGATCCGGGATCGGTGGTTATCGGACTAATCTGCTGCGCCTTCGTGACGTGGTTCAACGTGGCGGACTCGCCTCGTCCGGTCCAACCTCCAATGAGGGCGCTTAAGACGACGTTTCGATTGCTCGCCTGGGCCCCCGTTCTTCTCGCGAGGTTCGTCTTTGAAATGGTATCGGCCAACATTCAGGTTGCACGCCTTGTGCTCCACCCCAGAATGCCGATCGAGCCCCGGGTCATCAGGTTCCGGACGAAGCTCCGTGGGACCTCGAGCCGCGTGATGCTGGCAAATGCTATTACACTCACCCCCGGAACCCTTACGCTTGATATACAGGGAGATGAATTCGTGGTACATTGTATCTCCGCGAAGGCTGCGAACGATGTCTCAAATTGGGTGATGGAAGATATGCTTGCCCGGATGGAAATGATGGCAAATGGCGAAAGCAGCGCTTGA
- a CDS encoding cation:proton antiporter — protein sequence MAKAALEVCAIVLMLLTFLSFSRAIAGPTPADRVVAVNVIGTKTVVIVSTLAFVYDSLHFLDVSLVYALMSFLATCGIAAYLEKGKVIDPRVLVDPGIRGGSAGGPGDLLFHGGNHRSPEVPGCSAPYPRDN from the coding sequence ATGGCGAAAGCAGCGCTTGAGGTTTGTGCTATAGTACTCATGCTCCTCACGTTCTTGAGTTTCTCAAGGGCTATCGCGGGACCGACCCCTGCTGACAGGGTGGTCGCCGTGAACGTTATTGGGACCAAGACGGTGGTGATAGTCTCGACTCTCGCCTTCGTTTACGACTCGCTCCATTTCCTGGATGTGTCCCTGGTTTACGCCCTGATGAGTTTCCTGGCGACTTGCGGTATAGCCGCTTACCTGGAAAAAGGGAAGGTGATCGACCCCCGTGTTCTCGTCGACCCGGGAATTCGTGGTGGTAGTGCTGGCGGGCCTGGGGATCTTCTTTTTCACGGTGGGAACCATAGGTCTCCTGAGGTTCCCGGGTGTTCTGCCCCGTATCCACGCGACAACTAA
- a CDS encoding monovalent cation/H(+) antiporter subunit G, with the protein MVVVLAGLGIFFFTVGTIGLLRFPGVLPRIHATTKCDTLGGGLMILALAVYSGLNAHTARLLLILAFIWLTNPAGSHLLARAVYRTNTEQSEMLKSEPDGGSISSA; encoded by the coding sequence GTGGTGGTAGTGCTGGCGGGCCTGGGGATCTTCTTTTTCACGGTGGGAACCATAGGTCTCCTGAGGTTCCCGGGTGTTCTGCCCCGTATCCACGCGACAACTAAGTGCGATACCCTCGGGGGAGGCCTGATGATCCTGGCGCTGGCAGTCTACTCAGGCTTGAACGCTCATACAGCCCGGCTGCTCTTGATACTTGCCTTTATCTGGCTGACGAATCCGGCCGGCTCGCACCTGCTCGCCAGGGCTGTCTATAGAACAAACACAGAACAGTCCGAAATGTTGAAGTCCGAGCCTGATGGAGGAAGTATCTCAAGTGCCTGA
- a CDS encoding DUF4040 domain-containing protein, with protein MSTILLTFLVVSAASAARTRDLVSAVVLFAGYSLVMAIVWQRLNAPDIAITEAAVGAGITSLLFLMAISRTERYER; from the coding sequence ATGAGTACGATCCTGCTCACGTTCCTCGTCGTATCAGCCGCATCCGCGGCTCGGACAAGAGATCTCGTCAGCGCGGTAGTGCTCTTCGCCGGCTATAGCCTGGTAATGGCCATCGTGTGGCAAAGGTTGAACGCTCCCGATATCGCAATAACGGAAGCAGCGGTAGGCGCCGGGATAACGTCTCTGTTGTTCCTGATGGCGATCAGCCGCACCGAGAGGTACGAGAGATGA
- a CDS encoding sodium:proton antiporter has translation MDSTIARTIGRLVLPFIQVLGLYIAFHGHLSPGGGFAGGTVVGASLILALLLDIPFRGKSVLKESFALAESSCLVIYAMIGFVGIAAGTGFLGNLSAGFPRGIPGSVLSAGYMVPLGVAICLKVASTIGSLFWALAREDGQEDVRNA, from the coding sequence ATGGATAGCACAATAGCTCGCACGATCGGGCGTCTGGTGCTGCCGTTCATCCAGGTTCTGGGGTTATACATAGCTTTCCATGGGCACCTCTCCCCTGGAGGCGGATTCGCAGGAGGTACCGTCGTCGGCGCGAGCCTGATCCTCGCGCTCCTCCTTGACATCCCGTTTCGAGGCAAGAGCGTTCTAAAAGAGTCTTTCGCACTCGCCGAATCCTCGTGCCTCGTCATCTACGCAATGATTGGTTTCGTGGGGATCGCGGCGGGGACGGGCTTTTTGGGGAACCTCTCGGCGGGGTTTCCTCGCGGAATACCCGGCAGCGTACTGTCGGCGGGCTACATGGTTCCGCTTGGGGTAGCGATCTGTCTCAAGGTGGCGAGTACCATAGGCTCCCTTTTCTGGGCCCTGGCCCGAGAGGACGGCCAGGAGGATGTCCGGAATGCGTGA
- a CDS encoding cation:proton antiporter subunit C codes for MVESVATNHYYLASMLLFVIGFHTMLTHSNLVKKVMGLNIMETAVFLFIVSSGYIEGAKPPIAEGPWDRGPFVNPLPSALILTGIVIAVSLTAFALSLIVQMYRFYGSLDADEIARIRLEEGGEQSSWKTRRLW; via the coding sequence ATGGTCGAGTCCGTGGCCACGAATCACTATTATCTCGCGTCCATGCTCCTTTTCGTAATAGGGTTTCACACGATGTTGACCCACTCCAACCTGGTCAAGAAAGTCATGGGGCTCAACATCATGGAGACAGCCGTATTCCTGTTCATCGTATCGAGCGGTTACATCGAGGGAGCGAAACCTCCGATCGCGGAGGGGCCGTGGGATCGCGGTCCCTTCGTCAATCCGTTGCCGTCGGCCCTCATACTCACGGGCATAGTGATCGCGGTGAGCCTGACGGCTTTCGCCCTCAGCCTCATCGTACAGATGTACAGGTTTTATGGAAGCCTCGACGCCGACGAGATAGCCCGAATCCGGCTCGAAGAGGGGGGAGAGCAGTCATCGTGGAAAACGCGCCGGCTCTGGTAG